The following proteins are encoded in a genomic region of Triticum dicoccoides isolate Atlit2015 ecotype Zavitan chromosome 1B, WEW_v2.0, whole genome shotgun sequence:
- the LOC119344265 gene encoding GDSL esterase/lipase 7-like codes for MAPSLAHLVCLLLLLLLLLSALPLSAAASTPRSAPPSAPPTPLVPALFVIGDSTSDVGTNNYLGTLARADREPYGRDFDTHRPTGRFSNGRIPVDYLAEKLGLPFVPPYLEQSMRMGGGGVGLSNIGGMIQGVNYASAAAGILSSSGSELGMHVSLTQQVQQVEDTYEQLALALGEAATVDLFRRSVFFVSIGSNDFIHYYLRNVSGVQMHYLPWEFNQLLVNAVRQEIKNLYNINVRKVVLMGLPPVGCAPHFLSDYGSQNGECIDYINNVVIEFNYGLRHMSSEFIRQYPDSMISYCDTFEGSVDILENRDRYGFLTTTDACCGLGKYGGLFICVLPQMACSDASSHVWWDEFHPTDAVNRILAENVWSGEHTRMCYPVNLQEMVKLKQ; via the exons ATGGCGCCTTCCCTCGCTCACCTcgtgtgcctcctcctcctccttctcctcctcctctccgctctACCCCTCTCCGCAGCCGCCTCGACCCCCCGGTCCGCGCCGCCGTCGGCACCCCCCACCCCGCTCGTCCCCGCGCTCTTCGTCATCGGCGACTCCACGTCGGACGTCGGCACCAACAACTACCTCGGCACGCTCGCCCGCGCCGACCGCGAGCCCTACGGCCGGGACTTCGACACCCACCGCCCCACCGGGCGCTTCTCCAACGGCCGCATCCCCGTCGACTACCTCG CGGAGAAGCTGGGGCTTCCCTTCGTGCCTCCGTACCTGGAGCAGAGCATGCGCATGGGCGGCGGCGGTGTTGGCCTCAGCAACATTGGCGGAATGATCCAAGGCGTCAACTACGCTTCAGCGGCAGCCGGCATTCTCTCCAGCAGTGGCTCTGAGCTG GGGATGCATGTCTCGCTGACCCAGCAGGTGCAGCAGGTTGAGGACACATATGAGCAGTTGGCGCTGGCTCTTGGGGAGGCAGCTACAGTCGACCTGTTCAGGAGGTCGGTGTTCTTTGTGTCGATCGGGAGCAACGACTTCATCCACTACTACCTGCGCAATGTGTCAGGCGTGCAGATGCATTATCTCCCATGGGAGTTCAATCAGCTCCTTGTTAATGCAGTGAGGCAGGAAATCAAG AATCTGTACAATATCAATGTCCGGAAGGTCGTGCTGATGGGTCTTCCTCCTGTTGGCTGTGCCCCTCACTTCCTCTCAGACTACGGCAGCCAAAATGGGGAATGcatcgactacatcaacaacgtcGTGATCGAGTTCAACTATGGGCTGAGACACATGTCCAGCGAGTTCATCCGCCAGTACCCAGACTCGATGATCAGTTACTGTGATACATTTGAGGGGTCAGTGGACATACTAGAGAACCGTGACCGCTATG GCTTTCTGACCACCACTGATGCTTGCTGTGGGCTTGGCAAGTATGGCGGGCTGTTCATCTGTGTTCTTCCACAGATGGCGTGCAGCGACGCGTCAAGCCATGTGTGGTGGGATGAATTCCACCCGACCGATGCTGTGAACCGGATCCTGGCAGAAAACGTGTGGTCTGGTGAGCACACCAGGATGTGCTATCCAGTGAACTTGCAGGAGATGGTGAAGCTGAAGCAGTAG
- the LOC119344279 gene encoding calcineurin B-like protein 7 has translation MGCVSSKQFRRAPPHEDAALLAKETTFSLNEVEALYELFKKISYSIFKDGLIHKEEFQLALFRNSNRKNLFADRIFDLFDLKRNGVIEFEEFVRSLHIFHPDTPMADKIAFAFRLYDLRGTGSIEREELKEMVLAILNESDLLLSDDAVEQIVDQTFKQADLNSDGRIDPDEWKEFASKNPALLKNMTLPYLKDITMSFPSFVVYSGAGDEEL, from the exons ATGGGCTGTGTATCATCGAAGCAGTTCAGACGAGCTCCACCGCATGAGGATGCGGCTCTTCTGGCCAAAGAGACCACAT TTTCTTTGAATGAAGTGGAGGCCCTCTACGAGTTGTTCAAAAAGATTAGCTATTCTATATTCAAGGATGGGCTTATTCACAAG GAGGAGTTCCAACTTGCTCTCTTCAGGAACAGCAACCGGAAGAACCTTTTCGCTGATCGG ATATTTGATCTGTTTGATCTGAAGCGAAACGGTGTGATTGAATTCGAGGAGTTTGTTCGGTCCCTCCACATTTTTCACCCGGATACACCCATGGCAGACAAGATTGCAT TTGCATTCAGGTTATATGACCTGCGAGGCACCGGCAGCATTGAACGTGAAGAG TTGAAGGAAATGGTACTTGCAATCCTGAATGAATCGGACCTCCTTCTTTCTGATGATGCCGTCGAACAGATTGTAGATCAG ACATTCAAGCAGGCAGACCTGAACAGCGACGGGAGGATAGATCCCGACGAATGGAAGGAGTTTGCAAGTAAGAATCCAGCCTTGCTGAAGAACATGACTCTCCCATACCTAAA GGACATAACCATGTCATTCCCCAGCTTTGTTGTCTACTCTGGAGCCGGCGACGAAGAGTTGTAG